The window tttttgaatagacgtaatttacaaatctgtttaactttctggcaccagttgatttaaaaaaaaaaaaaaaagttgtccactggagtacccctttaatgatccctGTTAGGGATCTTATGTTGTTTACAGTCAGAAACTTACCCTTTTTCCACTGGGGTATTGtttgttaggctgtgttcacaccacgttttgttaaatacggttcccgtatacggctgggaggagggggcggggcttaatcgcggcgcccgcactcagccatattcgggaaccatatttaatgcatgtctatgagccgaccggagtgaaccgcagcctccggtcggcttcgttttcggccgtatgcggtttcccgaccgcaggtaaaaacgtggtgtgaacccagccttacagacctACTATTAGACATTACTGCTGTTATGTACATACAACAGCTTTTGAGTGGATGTTTCTATGTGTAGTGCCAGCATGTGATTCACATAGGCTTCACAAAAAACACATGGGCTGCATAACAGTAGGAGCCAGGATGAATTACTTAACTTATTTTTAATTGACATATTTGTGGTTTCCAGTCACAGTGTGAATagaatacagtaaaaaaaaaaaaaaaatttttaaacgaTTTTATCCCCATAATATTTCTCTTGACTTTAAACCTTGACAAATATTTATTCACAACAGCGTATTAGACAACCAGAAATAATGTTatgtatttaattattattattttttatagtgCCCTTGGTTCCAGGGCAATGTACACATATTAAGGCTATTTATTTCTTTTACAAAAATGtcacttttttgttttcattaCACAAATGTTTTGTCAAGCTTTTGATGTTGCTGAATAGAGGCATTTCATCACGTGTAGTTAAGACAAGTGTATTTTTGTAGTTTCTGCCTTCAGCCTTCTTCAGAAACTAAGCTGCAACTAAACAATTGCTTATTTTGTGATTACATAATGAGATTGTTCCACcagatcctaaaaaaaaaaaacatcttttagaaaaaacTAAATAGCTTTAGTACATCATGTGTCTTGGTTTATGGATTAGCAGTCAGATAAATTGGGTAGGGAGTGCCTCTGAGCACAAATATCAAAATGAACTCATCTACTACCAGCCAACAATTGGTTCTCCAGCCATTTTGGGATTACCTTCTTGCGGAATTTGGAGGCCTAGTGAATTGCCCTATTTTCCCTGTCTTGCTTGCCTTCTCTGGCTATCTGTGCTTCAGTTTGCCATTTGCTATCATTGACATGCTTGGAGATAGATGCCATTTTTTCTATCAATACAAAATTCAGAAGAACAAGAGCCCAACAATAAGGATGATGCTTTTCTGTGTCTGGAAAGCTGTGCTTAACCATATTATCTATGTCTTTCCTACTGTATTCCTTAACTGGCTGTGGATGCCACCTGTATCTTTACCAGTAAGAGCTCCTTCCATTTGTACTCTTCTTGAAGAGGTCTTAGGATGTTTGCTTTTGTTTGATTTACAGTATTTTATATGGCATGTGATACACCATAAAATCCACTGGTTATACAAGAAGGTCCATGCTGTTCACCATGATTATGTTGCACCGTTTTCATGGTCTAGTCAGAACCTTAGCGGCTACGAACTGATGACGGTCGGCTTTTGGAGTACAATGAATCCCATCCAATTGGGATGTCACCCACTTACGTCCTGGACTTGT is drawn from Hyla sarda isolate aHylSar1 chromosome 4, aHylSar1.hap1, whole genome shotgun sequence and contains these coding sequences:
- the LOC130367422 gene encoding cholesterol 25-hydroxylase-like protein 1, member 1, whose amino-acid sequence is MNSSTTSQQLVLQPFWDYLLAEFGGLVNCPIFPVLLAFSGYLCFSLPFAIIDMLGDRCHFFYQYKIQKNKSPTIRMMLFCVWKAVLNHIIYVFPTVFLNWLWMPPVSLPVRAPSICTLLEEVLGCLLLFDLQYFIWHVIHHKIHWLYKKVHAVHHDYVAPFSWSSQNLSGYELMTVGFWSTMNPIQLGCHPLTSWTCNLLSVWMSVDDHIGYNFPWSLHNIFPFGLYGGALAHDLHHQKPGTNFAPFFRHWDYICGTAYSF